One Terriglobales bacterium genomic window carries:
- the purN gene encoding phosphoribosylglycinamide formyltransferase: MKKLGILLSGRGSNFVAIADNVQAGKVKAEIAVVISNRADAPGIETARQRGLDARVIPSKGKEREAHDREVVAVLKEKQVDLVCLAGYMRLLSPWFCRQFPNRILNIHPALLPAFPGLEGQKQAFEWGVKVSGCTVHFVDEHLDHGPIIVQKTVPVLETDDEHTLAYRILKQEHIAYSEAINLVLEGNYEIVGRRVVFGTPLHQQVKKGD; this comes from the coding sequence ATGAAGAAGCTGGGGATCCTCTTATCCGGCCGCGGGTCGAACTTCGTCGCCATCGCCGACAACGTCCAGGCCGGCAAGGTGAAGGCGGAGATCGCGGTGGTCATCTCCAACCGCGCCGACGCGCCGGGGATCGAAACCGCGCGCCAGCGCGGGCTCGACGCGCGCGTCATCCCGTCGAAGGGCAAGGAGCGCGAGGCGCACGACCGCGAAGTCGTCGCCGTCCTCAAAGAGAAGCAGGTGGACCTGGTCTGCCTCGCCGGCTACATGCGGCTGCTCTCGCCCTGGTTCTGCCGCCAGTTCCCCAACCGCATCCTGAACATCCACCCGGCGCTGCTACCGGCCTTCCCCGGGCTCGAAGGGCAGAAGCAGGCCTTCGAGTGGGGTGTGAAGGTCTCCGGCTGCACCGTGCACTTTGTGGACGAGCACCTCGACCACGGACCCATCATCGTGCAGAAGACTGTGCCGGTGCTGGAAACTGATGACGAGCACACCCTGGCCTACCGCATCCTCAAGCAGGAGCACATCGCTTACAGCGAGGCCATCAACCTGGTGCTGGAAGGGAACTACGAGATCGTCGGGCGGCGGGTGGTTTTCGGTACACCTCTTCACCAACAAGTCAAGAAAGGCGATTGA
- the tyrS gene encoding tyrosine--tRNA ligase — MPQFKPVAEQLEYIRKGAVEIIRESELKEKLEHSLKTGKPLRVKAGFDPTAPDLHLGHTVLIRKLKHFQDLGHTVIFIIGDGTGLIGDPTGRNTTRPPLSREEIDRNAETYKQQVFKILDKQKTEIRYNSEWLHKLGFEGMIRLAAKYTVSQLLEREDFHKRFQEEKPISIHELLYPLAQGYDSVMIEADVELGGTDQKFNLLVGRELQRAYGQPSQQVILTTPLLEGTDGVQKMSKSYGNYVGITEAPQEMFGKLMSISDPLMWRYWELLTDTSLPGIQAMRQQVDSGKMHPMNTKKALATKIVADFHGEAAAKEAAESWEKIFQKREVPEDIEAVEVRYDQISWRVGEEEFGQMVQAGGPTRFGVKLDQLLLRAGFVSSASEGARKIKEGAVSIGEEAQNSPRIFLPQLPYEIPIRVGRRLKQVRVVANTGA; from the coding sequence ATGCCGCAATTCAAGCCAGTCGCCGAACAACTCGAATACATCCGCAAAGGCGCGGTAGAGATCATCCGGGAGTCCGAGCTCAAGGAGAAGCTCGAGCACTCGCTCAAGACCGGCAAGCCGCTGCGGGTGAAGGCGGGCTTCGACCCGACCGCGCCCGACCTGCACCTGGGCCACACCGTCCTGATCCGCAAGCTCAAGCACTTCCAGGACCTGGGACACACGGTCATCTTCATCATCGGCGACGGTACCGGGCTGATCGGCGACCCCACCGGGCGCAACACCACCCGCCCGCCGCTCTCGCGCGAGGAGATCGACCGCAACGCCGAAACCTATAAGCAGCAGGTGTTCAAGATCCTCGACAAGCAGAAGACCGAGATCCGCTACAACTCGGAGTGGCTGCACAAGCTGGGCTTCGAGGGCATGATCCGCCTGGCGGCCAAGTACACGGTCTCGCAACTGCTGGAGCGCGAGGACTTCCACAAGCGCTTCCAGGAGGAGAAGCCCATCTCCATCCACGAGCTGCTCTATCCGCTGGCCCAGGGTTACGACTCGGTGATGATCGAGGCTGACGTCGAACTGGGCGGCACCGACCAGAAGTTCAACCTGCTAGTGGGGCGCGAACTGCAGCGCGCCTACGGGCAGCCCTCGCAGCAGGTCATCCTGACCACTCCCCTGCTGGAAGGCACCGACGGCGTGCAGAAGATGTCGAAGTCCTACGGCAATTACGTGGGCATCACCGAGGCGCCGCAGGAGATGTTCGGCAAGCTGATGTCCATCTCCGACCCGCTGATGTGGCGCTACTGGGAGCTGCTGACCGACACCTCGCTGCCGGGCATCCAGGCCATGCGCCAGCAGGTGGATTCGGGCAAGATGCACCCCATGAACACCAAGAAGGCGCTGGCCACCAAGATCGTCGCCGACTTCCACGGCGAAGCCGCCGCCAAAGAAGCGGCGGAGAGCTGGGAGAAGATCTTCCAGAAGCGCGAAGTGCCAGAGGACATCGAGGCGGTAGAGGTAAGGTACGACCAGATCTCATGGAGAGTTGGGGAGGAGGAATTCGGGCAAATGGTTCAGGCCGGAGGGCCGACACGTTTTGGCGTAAAGCTCGATCAGTTGCTTCTGCGAGCTGGATTCGTATCGTCCGCATCAGAGGGCGCGCGCAAGATTAAGGAAGGAGCCGTTAGCATCGGCGAGGAGGCACAGAACAGTCCTCGCATCTTTCTTCCCCAGCTGCCCTATGAGATACCCATTCGAGTTGGTCGCAGGTTGAAGCAGGTACGAGTAGTGGCCAATACAGGCGCCTAG
- a CDS encoding transposase — MPSPIRRYAFRRNLPHLQGDAPIFVSLSTYKRWELPGAARNLVFSTVLREHKRRVWMYAFVVMPDHLHLLFFPLRDKSGARFSLAEIMSGIKGASAHAVNRLLDRHGRVWEEEYFDHWLRKRERIDTKVAYLAENPERAGLVTSYLDYPWLWINPEHVD, encoded by the coding sequence ATGCCTTCTCCCATTCGCCGATACGCGTTCCGTCGCAATCTACCGCACCTCCAAGGTGACGCCCCGATCTTCGTTTCGTTATCGACATACAAGCGTTGGGAGCTTCCTGGCGCCGCTCGCAACCTGGTCTTCAGCACGGTGTTGCGGGAGCACAAACGAAGGGTCTGGATGTACGCGTTCGTTGTCATGCCCGACCACCTGCACCTGCTTTTCTTTCCCTTACGGGACAAATCGGGAGCCCGCTTCAGCTTGGCTGAAATCATGAGCGGTATCAAAGGCGCGTCCGCGCATGCTGTTAATCGACTACTTGATCGGCATGGACGGGTGTGGGAGGAGGAGTATTTCGATCATTGGCTACGGAAGCGCGAACGCATCGACACGAAGGTCGCATATCTCGCGGAGAATCCGGAACGGGCAGGACTGGTAACTTCTTACTTGGATTATCCCTGGCTGTGGATCAATCCGGAACATGTGGACTGA
- a CDS encoding MGMT family protein, translated as MPDKRMFPRILKTVARIPRGKVATYGDVAYLAGYPGSARQVVWALHSASGVPWHRVVGAGGKILLPAEGGMEQRFRLEAEGVRFSGLRVDMEAHRWAPLKKKPVAPKRKN; from the coding sequence GTGCCCGACAAGCGAATGTTTCCCCGGATACTGAAGACGGTGGCCCGCATCCCCCGCGGCAAGGTGGCGACCTACGGCGACGTCGCCTACCTGGCCGGATATCCAGGGAGCGCCCGGCAGGTGGTATGGGCGCTGCATTCGGCCAGCGGCGTGCCCTGGCATCGCGTGGTCGGGGCCGGCGGCAAGATTCTGCTGCCCGCCGAAGGCGGCATGGAACAGCGCTTCCGCCTGGAGGCCGAAGGCGTCCGCTTCTCCGGGCTACGCGTGGATATGGAAGCGCATCGGTGGGCACCGCTCAAGAAAAAGCCAGTGGCCCCGAAGCGCAAGAATTAG